The proteins below are encoded in one region of Paramisgurnus dabryanus chromosome 2, PD_genome_1.1, whole genome shotgun sequence:
- the mylk3 gene encoding myosin light chain kinase 3 isoform X1, protein MSKQETLASCIARMYEGGKLENSGTPSGTVKKPRPALIGNLSNVEVKLNVLEGKVEQIECVQKEVLQKLSSLCQGMESLEKCLMQHKPGAQESNLIKNGQWDTTNKHPLLTEVRSLCGETVDLLHDLKQESQQQRKKIEGIESSLSTLDKVLRYVGDAFRNSKIVEFILNGVVPWRKQGLLETVKEEKNKPDGNIVKHKDRSTQTSEEVKEGFSAEFNQPEVTIPTVPKLPFPDALTKPNESILLVSKEVSNKALRKAKEVTAKSREPARVQTFAPEDLEAEKSEVHDVPKQETNSSDAAQTNIKCVNVTAAKVEEDVVQPERALKQVEGSQVGKETGGKKTALGQQVTLKAEVLQGQPEVSQVAEETSLKSTELLQQEKQLEINIEVPHKHAEISQVSKEVLLKPETLEQQPVQIVREPQKPQQCTKEPVIEDAKAISQHKETAEMLTPLPKHDERTPDFESAIKRDQTTTDERILESDIVKNCADPISQTTVPVKEEDTNSRPLSKAESHSLIIDDCPPLPAPFEHRIVCAKQVAMSTYYTVSPSELLGGGRFGQVHKCAELSSGLTLAAKMIKVRGMKERDEVKNEIGVMNQLNHVNLIQLYDAFESRTNLTLIMEYVEGGELFERIIDENYQLTELDAIVFTKQICEGVQYLHQQYILHLDLKPENILCVNTTGNQIKIIDFGLARKYRPREKLKVNFGTPEFLAPEVVNYDFVSFPTDMWSVGVITYMLLSGLSPFMGDNDAETMNNILHAKWDFDAEAFENVSEEAKDFISRLLVPAKCSRLSASGCMKHSWLNNLEDKAKMYKVRLKSQMRLQRYIVAHRQWKKHFYAVAAANRLKRFQQNRSVSTPN, encoded by the exons ATGAGCAAACAGGAGACTCTGGCCAGCTGTATTGCCAGGATGTATGAGGGTGGCAAGTTGGAGAATTCTGGAACTCCATCCGGGACCGTAAAGAAACCGAGGCCCGCTCTTATAGGTAATCTGAGCAATGTGGAGGTCAAGTTGAACGTCCTGGAAGGAAAGGTGGAACAAATCGAATGTGTCCAGAAAGAAGTGCTTCAGAAACTGAGCTCATTGTGTCAGGGGATGGAATCTTTGGAGAAATGCCTTATGCAACATAAGCCGGGGGCTCAAGAATCAAATCTCATCAAAAATGGCCAATGGGACACAACAAACAAGCACCCATTGCTAACTGAGGTCAGATCATTGTGTGGGGAAACAGTGGATCTGCTTCATGATCTCAAGCAGGAGAGCCAGCAACAAAGAAAAAAGATTGAAGGTATTGAAAGTTCTTTGTCCACTCTGGATAAAGTACTTAGGTATGTGGGAGATGCTTTCCGCAATTCAAAGATAGTGGAGTTCATCCTGAATGGTGTCGTGCCTTGGAGAAAGCAAGGCCTTCTGGAAACTGTGAAAGAAGAG aaaaacaAGCCAGATGGCAACATTGTTAAACACAAAGACCGAAGCACACAGACTTCAGAGGAGGTTAAAGAAGGATTTTCTG CTGAATTCAACCAGCCAGAGGTCACTATTCCCACTGTTCCAAAGCTGCCTTTTCCAGATGCCCTTACAAAACCAAATGAGTCTATTCTCCTCGTTagtaaagaagtttccaacaaAGCCTTGCGAAAAGCCAAAGAGGTCACCGCGAAAAGCAGGGAACCAGCACGTGTCCAAACATTTGCTCCTGAAGACCTGGAAGCAGAGAAGTCTGAGGTGCACGATGTGCCCAAACAGGAAACTAATAGCTCGGATGCAGCGCAGACTAACATAAAATGTGTCAACGTGACAGCAGCTAAGGTGGAGGAAGATGTGGTTCAACCAGAAAG GGCTCTTAAACAGGTAGAGGGTTCCCAGGTTGGTAAGGAGACTGGGGGCAAGAAAACAGCTCTTGGACAACAAGTTACGCTAAAGGCTGAGGTTCTTCAGGGACAGCCAGAAGTTTCACAAGTTGCAGAGGAAACTTCACTTAAGTCAACAGAACTTTTACAACAAGAAAAACAACTGGAGATAAACATTGAGGTTCCTCATAAACATGCAGAAATTTCCCAGGTTAGTAAAGAGGTTTTACTCAAACCAGAAACTCTAGAACAACAACCCGTGCAGATAGTGAGAGAACCTCAAAAACCACAGCAATGCACCAAAGAGCCAGTAATAGAGGACGCAAAGGCTATTTCACAACATAAAGAGACAGCGGAGATGTTAACACCTCTGCCAAAACATGATGAGAGGACGCCAGACTTTGAATCAGCTATCAAAAGAGACCAAACTACGACTGATGAGAGAATTTTGGAGTCTGACATTGTAAAAAACTGTGCTGATCCCATTTCACAGACAACAGTCCCTGTTAAGGAAGAAGATACAAATTCAAGACCTTTGAGCAAAGCTGAGTCACATTCACTGATCATTG ATGACTGTCCACCTCTTCCAGCCCCATTTGAACATCGCATTGTCTGCGCCAAGCAGGTTGCCATGAGTACATATTACACAGTCAGTCCCAGTGAGTTGCTGGGCGG AGGTCGTTTTGGACAGGTGCATAAATGTGCCGAGTTATCCTCAGGTCTTACCCTGGCCGCTAAGATGATAAAAGTCCGGGGTATGAAAGAGAGA GATGAAGTGAAGAATGAGATCGGAGTTATGAACCAGTTAAACCACGTGAATTTGATTCAGCTGTATGATGCTTTTGAATCGCGGACTAACCTCACCCTCATCATGGAATA CGTTGAGGGTGGTGAACTGTTTGAACGAATCATTGATGAGAACTACCAGCTGACAGAGTTGGATGCCATTGTGTTTACCAAGCAGATTTGTGAAGGGGTACAGTACCTTCACCAGCAGTACATTCTCCATTTAGACCTGAAG CCAGAAAACATATTATGCGTGAATACCACAGGAAATCAGATCAAGATCATTGACTTTGGACTCGCCAGAAA GTATAGGccaagagaaaagctgaaggTCAACTTTGGAACCCCAGAGTTCCTGGCACCAGAAGTTGTCAACTATGATTTTGTGTCATTTCCTACAGACATGTGGAGTGTTGGGGTCATAACATACATGCT tttgaGTGGCCTTTCTCCATTTATGGGTGACAACGACGCAGAAACAATGAACAACATTCTGCACGCCAAGTGGGACTTTGACGCAGAGGCATTCGAGAATGTGTCAGAGGAAGCCAAAGACTTCATCTCCAGACTTCTTGTTCCTGCTAAATG CAGCCGTCTGAGTGCATCAGGCTGTATGAAGCATAGCTGGTTAAATAACCTGGAGGACAAGGCCAAGATGTATAAAGTTCGTCTGAAATCCCAAATGAGGCTGCAGCGTTATATCGTTGCTCACCGTCAGTGGAAG
- the mylk3 gene encoding myosin light chain kinase 3 isoform X2, which translates to MMSTSLYKSLLLSTGGFTVSDYIQKFTKNKPDGNIVKHKDRSTQTSEEVKEGFSAEFNQPEVTIPTVPKLPFPDALTKPNESILLVSKEVSNKALRKAKEVTAKSREPARVQTFAPEDLEAEKSEVHDVPKQETNSSDAAQTNIKCVNVTAAKVEEDVVQPERALKQVEGSQVGKETGGKKTALGQQVTLKAEVLQGQPEVSQVAEETSLKSTELLQQEKQLEINIEVPHKHAEISQVSKEVLLKPETLEQQPVQIVREPQKPQQCTKEPVIEDAKAISQHKETAEMLTPLPKHDERTPDFESAIKRDQTTTDERILESDIVKNCADPISQTTVPVKEEDTNSRPLSKAESHSLIIDDCPPLPAPFEHRIVCAKQVAMSTYYTVSPSELLGGGRFGQVHKCAELSSGLTLAAKMIKVRGMKERDEVKNEIGVMNQLNHVNLIQLYDAFESRTNLTLIMEYVEGGELFERIIDENYQLTELDAIVFTKQICEGVQYLHQQYILHLDLKPENILCVNTTGNQIKIIDFGLARKYRPREKLKVNFGTPEFLAPEVVNYDFVSFPTDMWSVGVITYMLLSGLSPFMGDNDAETMNNILHAKWDFDAEAFENVSEEAKDFISRLLVPAKCSRLSASGCMKHSWLNNLEDKAKMYKVRLKSQMRLQRYIVAHRQWKKHFYAVAAANRLKRFQQNRSVSTPN; encoded by the exons ATGATGAGCACCTCTTTGTACAAATCTCTTCTTCTTAGCACAGGTGGCTTCACTGTGTCCGACTACATACAGAAGTTCACG aaaaacaAGCCAGATGGCAACATTGTTAAACACAAAGACCGAAGCACACAGACTTCAGAGGAGGTTAAAGAAGGATTTTCTG CTGAATTCAACCAGCCAGAGGTCACTATTCCCACTGTTCCAAAGCTGCCTTTTCCAGATGCCCTTACAAAACCAAATGAGTCTATTCTCCTCGTTagtaaagaagtttccaacaaAGCCTTGCGAAAAGCCAAAGAGGTCACCGCGAAAAGCAGGGAACCAGCACGTGTCCAAACATTTGCTCCTGAAGACCTGGAAGCAGAGAAGTCTGAGGTGCACGATGTGCCCAAACAGGAAACTAATAGCTCGGATGCAGCGCAGACTAACATAAAATGTGTCAACGTGACAGCAGCTAAGGTGGAGGAAGATGTGGTTCAACCAGAAAG GGCTCTTAAACAGGTAGAGGGTTCCCAGGTTGGTAAGGAGACTGGGGGCAAGAAAACAGCTCTTGGACAACAAGTTACGCTAAAGGCTGAGGTTCTTCAGGGACAGCCAGAAGTTTCACAAGTTGCAGAGGAAACTTCACTTAAGTCAACAGAACTTTTACAACAAGAAAAACAACTGGAGATAAACATTGAGGTTCCTCATAAACATGCAGAAATTTCCCAGGTTAGTAAAGAGGTTTTACTCAAACCAGAAACTCTAGAACAACAACCCGTGCAGATAGTGAGAGAACCTCAAAAACCACAGCAATGCACCAAAGAGCCAGTAATAGAGGACGCAAAGGCTATTTCACAACATAAAGAGACAGCGGAGATGTTAACACCTCTGCCAAAACATGATGAGAGGACGCCAGACTTTGAATCAGCTATCAAAAGAGACCAAACTACGACTGATGAGAGAATTTTGGAGTCTGACATTGTAAAAAACTGTGCTGATCCCATTTCACAGACAACAGTCCCTGTTAAGGAAGAAGATACAAATTCAAGACCTTTGAGCAAAGCTGAGTCACATTCACTGATCATTG ATGACTGTCCACCTCTTCCAGCCCCATTTGAACATCGCATTGTCTGCGCCAAGCAGGTTGCCATGAGTACATATTACACAGTCAGTCCCAGTGAGTTGCTGGGCGG AGGTCGTTTTGGACAGGTGCATAAATGTGCCGAGTTATCCTCAGGTCTTACCCTGGCCGCTAAGATGATAAAAGTCCGGGGTATGAAAGAGAGA GATGAAGTGAAGAATGAGATCGGAGTTATGAACCAGTTAAACCACGTGAATTTGATTCAGCTGTATGATGCTTTTGAATCGCGGACTAACCTCACCCTCATCATGGAATA CGTTGAGGGTGGTGAACTGTTTGAACGAATCATTGATGAGAACTACCAGCTGACAGAGTTGGATGCCATTGTGTTTACCAAGCAGATTTGTGAAGGGGTACAGTACCTTCACCAGCAGTACATTCTCCATTTAGACCTGAAG CCAGAAAACATATTATGCGTGAATACCACAGGAAATCAGATCAAGATCATTGACTTTGGACTCGCCAGAAA GTATAGGccaagagaaaagctgaaggTCAACTTTGGAACCCCAGAGTTCCTGGCACCAGAAGTTGTCAACTATGATTTTGTGTCATTTCCTACAGACATGTGGAGTGTTGGGGTCATAACATACATGCT tttgaGTGGCCTTTCTCCATTTATGGGTGACAACGACGCAGAAACAATGAACAACATTCTGCACGCCAAGTGGGACTTTGACGCAGAGGCATTCGAGAATGTGTCAGAGGAAGCCAAAGACTTCATCTCCAGACTTCTTGTTCCTGCTAAATG CAGCCGTCTGAGTGCATCAGGCTGTATGAAGCATAGCTGGTTAAATAACCTGGAGGACAAGGCCAAGATGTATAAAGTTCGTCTGAAATCCCAAATGAGGCTGCAGCGTTATATCGTTGCTCACCGTCAGTGGAAG